A single genomic interval of uncultured Sunxiuqinia sp. harbors:
- a CDS encoding DUF5034 domain-containing protein, with product MIRKVYIIFAVFFLSRLIVSCCSCNSGTIEFDFKQIQITNLDNSGAYPTKLDGTTMKRATVAFEVVLSSDEYFCAGFIKRSNWGFSSASAFQCDCDPVFRPSQYIENIHILTKYDLSETAKGNTIVNDLFRAKENYWGGLKVDDYQKIDDFVSELPKYEASYDQQIRLHLFCTEEIQNDSTQFEIEVVFNDGMILTTTTDLIYLQ from the coding sequence ATGATCCGAAAAGTTTATATCATTTTTGCGGTCTTTTTTTTGTCGCGTCTTATAGTTAGTTGTTGTAGTTGCAATTCCGGAACGATTGAATTCGATTTCAAACAGATTCAAATCACGAACTTGGATAATTCGGGAGCATATCCCACAAAACTTGATGGAACAACGATGAAAAGAGCGACAGTGGCGTTCGAGGTTGTTTTATCTTCTGATGAATACTTTTGTGCTGGTTTTATTAAAAGAAGTAACTGGGGCTTTTCTTCTGCGTCTGCTTTTCAATGCGATTGCGATCCGGTATTTAGACCAAGCCAGTATATCGAGAATATTCATATTCTTACCAAATACGATCTTTCAGAAACTGCAAAAGGAAATACAATTGTAAATGATTTATTTCGAGCTAAAGAGAATTACTGGGGAGGTTTAAAGGTTGATGATTATCAAAAAATTGATGATTTTGTTTCAGAACTGCCTAAATATGAAGCGAGCTACGATCAGCAAATTCGATTGCATTTATTTTGCACCGAGGAAATCCAAAACGATTCGACTCAATTTGAGATTGAGGTTGTGTTTAACGATGGGATGATTTTAACGACTACCACTGATCTTATCTATTTGCAATGA